The following proteins are encoded in a genomic region of Alnus glutinosa chromosome 8, dhAlnGlut1.1, whole genome shotgun sequence:
- the LOC133875425 gene encoding early nodulin-like protein 4, producing MEFQRHFFLLFVLCSSFLCSSQAYKFYVGGTDGWVLNPSQSYNNWAAKKRFQVNDVLVFKYKKGSDSVLVVNQDDYNSCNKKNPIKKLEDGDSEFSFDKSGPFYFISGKDQNCEKGQKLIVVVLAVRHYGQYPPTSAPTPISPSPKSSSPAPALAPKPLAPVPAAPKGSPVPAPRSHGLVPAAPTRSPVPAPRSHGLVPATSPSSISFPPAWSPASTSPAATQPSVSPPLAPSPEAYTPAISPGSPSPAATVPEAYTPAISPASQSPAGSPASSSPVATPQSSPPSPPEPTTPSPSPSTAPSTPTNGPGTPSGNDTVPAASQSSAWALNPTNVLVGSATLLLGVALSTGTLGAF from the exons ATGGAGTTTCAGAGacatttcttccttctctttgtTCTCTGTTCTAGTTTCCTATGCTCCTCCCAGGCCTATAAATTCTACGTCGGTGGTACAGATGGGTGGGTCTTGAATCCCTCCCAGAGCTACAACAACTGGGCTGCTAAAAAAAGGTTCCAAGTCAACGATGTACtcg TTTTCAAGTATAAGAAAGGGTCGGATTCTGTGTTGGTGGTGAACCAAGACGATTACAACAGTTGCAACAAAAAGAACCCGATCAAGAAGTTGGAGGACGGTGATTCTGAGTTCAGTTTTGATAAATCCGGGCCCTTCTATTTCATCAGTGGGAAGGATCAAAACTGTGAGAAGGGGCAGAAActgattgttgttgttttggctGTGAGGCACTACGGCCAATACCCTCCTACTTCAGCTCCAACACCCATCTCGCCGTCTCCGAAATCATCCTCTCCAGCACCGGCTCTGGCGCCTAAGCCACTGGCTCCGGTGCCGGCGGCTCCAAAAGGATCACCAGTACCAGCTCCACGGTCTCATGGGCTTGTGCCGGCGGCTCCAACAAGATCACCAGTACCAGCTCCACGGTCTCATGGGCTTGTGCCAGCAACGTCACCATCATCCATCAGTTTCCCCCCGGCTTGGTCACCGGCATCAACATCTCCGGCGGCGACACAACCGTCAGTCTCACCACCATTGGCACCCTCTCCAGAAGCCTACACCCCAGCTATCTCACCAGGATCACCATCTCCGGCGGCGACAGTACCAGAAGCCTACACCCCAGCTATCTCACCAGCATCACAATCTCCGGCGGGATCACCAGCATCATCATCTCCGGTGGCGACACCTCAGTCATCGCCGCCATCTCCGCCAGAACCGACAACTCCGTCACCGTCACCGTCGACGGCGCCCTCAACTCCGACAAATGGGCCGGGAACTCCATCGGGCAATGACACTGTACCGGCGGCGTCACAATCATCTGCATGGGCTTTAAATCCCACGAATGTGTTGGTGGGCTCGGCTACTTTGTTGCTAGGTGTGGCTTTAAGTACTGGAACTTTGGGTGcattttag
- the LOC133876251 gene encoding protein DETOXIFICATION 19-like, with product MPGNGNLDRATPLIEVDDGGEEEIKGGWWEKVLDLEEAKRQVLFSLPMILTNLFYYLITLVSVMFAGHLGELEFAGATPANSWATVTGFAFMVGLSGSLETLCGQGFGAKLYKMLGIYLQASCIISFLFSIIVSILWFYTEPILIFLHQDTEIAKIAALYMKFLIPGLFAYGFLQNILRFLQTQSIVIPPVVLSLLPLVIHTGIAYALVHWTILGFKGASLAVSISLWLSLLIMSVYVICTKKLKHTWEGFSFDSFHYIFTNLKLALPSAAMVCLEYWAFEILVFLAGLMQNAETTTSLIAMCVNTETIAYMITYGLSAAASTRVSNELGAGNPNKAKSAMAVTLKLSVLLALTVVLALGFGHNIWAGFFSDSQTIIREFASMTPLLAISIIVDSVQGVLSGVARGCGWQHLVVYVNLATFYFIGVPIAAFLGFKSKLQAKGLWIGLICGLSCQAATLLLVTLRSKWTKLDLPENSNRENPVSV from the exons ATGCCAGGAAACGGAAATTTAGATCGCGCGACACCGTTGATAGAGGTTGATGATGGTggtgaagaagaaataaagggAGGGTGGTGGGAGAAAGTGTTGGACTTGGAGGAGGCCAAGAGACAAGTCTTGTTTTCCTTGCCTATGATTCTCACCAATCTTTTCTATTACTTAATCACCTTGGTATCCGTCATGTTTGCCGGCCACCTTGGCGAGCTTGAGTTTGCCGGTGCCACTCCTGCGAACTCGTGGGCTACTGTCACCGGCTTTGCTTTCATG GTTGGTTTAAGTGGATCTCTCGAGACACTGTGTGGGCAAGGATTTGGTGCAAAATTATACAAAATGTTGGGGATTTATCTACAAGCCTCTTGCATCATATCCTTCCTATTCTCTATAATAGTATCCATCCTCTGGTTCTATACAGAGCCCATACTGATCTTTCTTCATCAAGATACTGAGATCGCAAAGATAGCTGCTCTCTATATGAAATTCCTCATTCCCGGTCTATTTGCATATGGCTTTCTGCAGAACATCTTGAGATTTCTTCAGACACAGTCTATAGTTATACCCCCGGTTGTATTGTCATTGCTACCATTGGTTATTCATACTGGGATTGCATATGCTTTAGTACATTGGACAATTCTTGGTTTCAAGGGAGCTTCGTTGGCAGTTTCAATTTCATTATGGCTGTCACTCCTTATAATGTCCGTGTATGTCATTTGCACAAAGAAACTTAAGCATACATGGGAAGGATTTTCATTCGATTCATTCCATTACATTTTCACCAACTTGAAACTAGCCCTGCCCTCTGCAGCAATGGTATG TTTGGAGTACTGGGCTTTCGAGATTCTGGTTTTCTTAGCAGGACTGATGCAAAACGCAGAAACAACTACGTCATTGATCGCAATGTG tgtGAACACAGAAACTATTGCCTACATGATCACATATGGTCTTAGTGCCGCTGCAAG CACAAGGGTGTCAAATGAGTTGGGAGCAGGCAACCCTAACAAGGCAAAGAGCGCCATGGCTGTGACTCTCAAGCTCTCTGTCCTCCTTGCACTCACAGTTGTTCTGGCCCTTGGATTTGGCCATAACATCTGGGCTGGATTCTTCAGTGACAGCCAAACAATTATACGGGAATTTGCTTCAATGACACCCCTACTTGCAATTTCAATAATTGTTGATTCTGTTCAAGGTGTTTTATCAG GGGTAGCCAGAGGATGTGGTTGGCAGCACTTGGTTGTGTATGTTAACTTGGCAACTTTCTACTTCATTGGTGTACCAATTGCAGCCTTCCTTGGTTTTAAGTCAAAACTTCAGGCGAAG GGTTTGTGGATTGGCTTAATCTGCGGGCTGTCCTGCCAAGCTGCCACCCTCTTGCTGGTAACACTGCGCTCAAAATGGACAAAACTGGATCTCCCTGAGAATAGTAACAGAGAAAATCCGGTTTCGGTCTAG